One Burkholderia sp. 9120 genomic window, TCGGCGGACGATCCGATCCGGATCGTCGCGCGTGAACATAAGGAACGCCTGCTCGCTTTCGTGCGAACGCAGTGCGACGAGTTCGCGGCGGAGTCGGGCATGGAGGGCCGCCGTGCCGCGCGCCTGTCGCGTCAGTGGCTGGTGCTGCTCGATGGCGCGATTGCCGTGGCACTGGTGAGCGGCGAGTCCGATGTGGCACTCGACGCACAGGCCGTGGCGCACACCGTATTGGAAGCGGAGTCCGCCAGCGAGGCCGACGCGTCTTCGAGCAAGAGCAAACCGAACAAACGACCGCCATCCCGGCGCACCGCAACCTGACTGAAGTGAGGAAACATCATGGCCGATCCAACCGAAACCCGTCCGCCGCTGCCACCGTTCACACGCGAAACCGCGATCCAGAAAGTGCGTGCCGCTGAAGACGGCTGGAACACCCGCGACCCGGAACGCGTGTCGCTCGCGTACACCGCCGATAGCATCTGGCGCAACCGCGCCGAGTTTACGAACGGCCGCGCGGAGATTGTCGGCTTGTTGCGTCGCAAATGGGCGAAGGAACTCGACTACCGTCTGATCAAGGAACTCTGGGCATTTACCGATAACCGTATCGCCGTCCGCTTTGCCTACGAATGGCATGACGATTCGAACAACTGGTTCCGCTCCTACGGCAATGAGAATTGGGAGTTTGACGAGCATGGCTTGATGGCGCGCCGTCACGCGAGCATCAACGACATGCCGATCCGCGAAGCCGACCGGTTGTATCACTGGCCGCTCGGGCGTCGTCCGGACGACCATGCGAGTTTGTCCGACCTCGGTCTTTAAGCGCTTCTTCGAAAAAGCCGCCTCGTCTTCACGGCTCTGCCATCGGTTCTCCGTTATTGTTCTGCTTCCAGGTTGCGGGGCACGACTTGTGCCCGCGCGTCCGAGCGTGTCCTCCACATCGCCCGTGCGGGTTGAGGTACAGTGCGCGACGGGCGGCAAGCACGACTATCCAGAACATAGATGACGCCGGCGCTCGACCGGTGACGGAGAAGACATGTATTTTCGGCAGATCAGAAAGACCATCCGACATACCGCGGTTGCACTCGTCGCGAGTCTGGCCGCGGCCTCCGCGGCGCATGCGGGAAGCTGGTGCGACGGCGGCGTATGGGTCGACGCGATGCTCGGCTCGTATCACATCGATCCCGATCCCGGCACTCACTTCGAGCAATTCAACCCAGGCCTTGGCGTCGAATGCTGGTTGAACAATCAATGGGCGCTGACGGCGGGCGGCTTTCGCAACTCGTTGCGCCGGCCTTCCTACTATGGCGGCGGTGTCTGGGCGCCGGAGTTCGCGCACT contains:
- a CDS encoding nuclear transport factor 2 family protein; the encoded protein is MADPTETRPPLPPFTRETAIQKVRAAEDGWNTRDPERVSLAYTADSIWRNRAEFTNGRAEIVGLLRRKWAKELDYRLIKELWAFTDNRIAVRFAYEWHDDSNNWFRSYGNENWEFDEHGLMARRHASINDMPIREADRLYHWPLGRRPDDHASLSDLGL